The Flavivirga eckloniae genomic interval ATTGACCTAATATTAAAACTTACTCATTTAACTTAGAAAAAAGCAAATAGAATTGTTATCAATATTAATCCGAATTTAAGCTTATAACTTTGGTATAAGTCAAATGAATTTTTTCTATAAAAACATCAACTTATGAAACTATTGGGCTTAATGATATTTATAATATTTTTTGCACTCCCGAAGCCCAGTTGTTATGCACAATATATTACAGGAGAGGTTAACGATTTTCAAAAATTAACAACTAAAAACGGTCTTTCGAATAACTCGGTTAACTGTATACTTAAAGATAAAACAGGCTTTGTTTGGATTGGCACCGAATCTGGCCTAAATCGTTTTGATGGAAAAAACATTGATATTATTTCTAAGGAAATTGACACTGTAAAAAACCTTTCAAATCTGCACATATATGACCTTTACGAAGATCGTTTGGGAAGAATTTGGATAGCTACTCTAGAGGGGCTTTTTTGTTATTATCCGAATACAGAAACTGTTGAATATTTTCCTTCGATTAATGCTTCAAAAATTGGAGCAAGTATATATTGTTTAGAGCCTGAAAATGAATCTCAAATCTGGCTAGGAACAGACCATGGTCTTAAATTATTTAATATCGATCATAAATCAATATCATTAAGTTTTGCTCCTGAAGACAACAACCCTAATTCTTTGAGTAACAGACGTGTTCTTTCAATTCACAAAAGCAATAACCAACTATGGGTGGGAACAAGCAATGGGCTTAATCTGTTAAATTCAAAAAGAACCGCGTTTCGGCGCTTCTTAAATAAGGAAGATAATCCTCCATTAGCACAGAATAATAAGGTTTATGACATTGTAACCGATTTAAAGGGAACCATCTGGATTGGCACTGAGTTTAGTGGCCTAATAAAGTTTGATTTAAAGAATAATACGTTTTCTCATTTTTTAACAAACAATAGTCATATTCCTCATAATGAAGTTCGCAAAATTCAATGTTTAAAGAACGGAAAGTTACTAATTGGAACAAATGGAGGTGGGTTTGCAATATTCGATCCTGATTCTGAAGTATTTCATAAAGAAAAATATGAAGCATTTAATTTTAGTGATAAAACAAGTAACTCAATATACACGGTATTGCAGGATTACGAAGATATTTTATGGTTAGGCTTAACTTCGGGCGGTGTCATTTATAGTAATTCTAATCAAAATGTATTTAAACATTTTAAACACAAACCAAGTAATGATTCTGGTATTTGTGAAAACAATATTCGTAGTTTATTTGTTGATTCTAGTCAAAATTTATGGATCGGTACCTTAGGAGGTGTTACCCTTTATGATAGCCAAACAAAAAGGTACACCTCTTACCATCATGATTCAGAAGACTCCACAAGTTTGAGCCACGATGTGATAACTTCTTTTACCGAAGCTAACAATAATATATGGATGGCCACCTTCTCTGGAGGACTAAATGAATTTAACACACTTACACAGAAATTTGAACATCACTATTTTTCTCCTAGCAAGCATGGAAGTATAAGCAGCAATAACATATCTGCATTAGCCAAAGATAAGAAAGGAAGGGTTTATGCAGCAACAGACAATGGTCTTAACATATTGGATAATAAATCAAAAATTTGGAAGCGGGTAACCAGGGCAAATACCCGAGATGTATTGCCGTATAACGATACCATCGTATTTTTATGTGAAATCTACAACATAAGCACTTATAATCCTGAATCCAAATCCGTTCAAACCTTTGATTACAATCATTTTTATCGAGAACCATTGTCTTCTATAACATTAGGTGAAGATGGTAAAGTTTGGTTTGCTATTCAGAAACGTGGCTTAGGCTGTTTTGATATTTCAACCAAAGAGTACTCAGTTTTTACTAGTAAAGATGGGTTACCCAGTAACAATATAATGTCGATAGAAAAATACGGTAAACATAGTTATTGGATTAGTACAGATAAAGGCTTAAGTCACTTTAATAGTAGTAATAATACCTTTACCAATTATGGCCTATCCGAAGGGTTACCATTTGTTGAGTTTTATTCAAATTCATCGGAATGCTTACCCGATGGCTCACTCGCATTTGGCAGTAACGAAGGCTTACTTGTATTCCACCCCAATAACCTTGGTAAAAGAGCCATAAATTCGAAGCTTCGGTTTAAAAAGTTTGAAATCGACGGAATAACCGTTGACCATGGCAAGAACTCACCACTAAAGCAACACATTAGCACAACAAAAGAACTTGACTTAAAATATGCGCAAAACGATTTTGCGTTCGAGTTTATCGACATCAATTTTACAAACCAAAGATTGGGTAATTACGAATATAAATTAGAAAATTATATGAGTCATTGGAAAGACATTGGCTCAGCTACCAGAATTGGATTTACAAATATGGATCCCGGAGCATATGTTCTAAAGGTGAGAAAAGTTCAAGCAGATCATCAAAAAGGTTATCAGAATGAGATAAGTGTTAAAGTGAATATAGCTGCTCCTTTTTATATGACCTGGTATTTTTATGTAATGATTTTGCTACTGGTAGTCGTATTAATGAAATTTTATCAACGGTATACGGTAATAAGTATCAATCAGAAAAATGAGATACGGATAAAGAAACTGGAATATGAGCAACAAAAAGAGTTTACCCGTTTACGCATGAAATTTTTCACTTATATTTCTCATGAATTGCGCACGCCACTTTCTCTTATTACCGATCCAATTAATCAATTGCTTAAAGAAAATTACAAAAATAAAAGCCTCGAATATTTAAAACTAATTAAAGGGAATTCCGAACGGTTAATGCGTCTTGTGAATCAAATACTAGATTTTCAAAAGTTGGAAAATGATGCCATCAACTTGATGGTTACTGAAAAAAACATCGAACAAGAGGTTTATAATATTTATTCTAGTTTCGAACAATTGGCACTAAATAATGGTGTCGATTATAAGCTTGAATCATCTCTTGATAAAGAGTTTACGGGTTGGGTTGATGCCGATAAGCTGGAAAAGATCATGTATAATTTGTTGTCGAATGCCTTTAAATTTACTCAAACCAATGGAATAGTTCAGGTGCATATTTCTCCAATAAATTTCAATAAGGGAATAGAAATATCTATATCGGATAATGGAAATGGGTTGCCACCTGAAAAGAAACAGGTCATTTTCGAATACTTTTACTCAGACGAAAAATCTGCTCAAAATTACCCAATGGGTGTTGGCGTGGGCTTAAACTTTGTTAAACGATTGGTTAACCTTCACCATGGAACAATACGTGTAGAAACTGAAGAAGGTCAGGGCACTTCGTTTATTATTCAATTACCAATCACAAAAGACGCTTACAGTTACAGCGAAACTGGTGCAATCGAAAAACCATCGACTAAATCAATTAAAAATCTGAACGAAAATGAGGAATCAGTAAAATTGGCATCAAATGCCCCCTCCATTCTAGTCGTTGAGGACGAGGATGAGTTGAGAAATTATCTCGTTTCACATTTATCCAAAAAATTCAAGGTATTAAAAGCAACAAACGGTGCAGAAGCTTTAAGTATTGTTAAGACTCAAAAGCCTGATTTGATTTTAAGTGATAATATTATGCCTGTAATGGATGGTATTGAGTTTTGCAATGCCTTAAAAAAAGATGATAATTTAAGCCATATTCCGTTTTTCTTTCTTAGTGCGTGGAATTCAGATGAGTTTAAATTAAAAGGCTTAATAAAAGGTGCTGATGATTATATAAGCAAACCTTTTAATTACGATATCCTTGAAACTAAAATTACTAATGTTATATACAAACGACGCTCGTTATTGGAGGTAACCAAACAAATGGTGAAAGTGCTCCCTAAAAATAAAAAGATTACAACGAGCAACGAACGATTTATGCTTAATATACAGGAAATATTAGAAAAAAATTTAGATAATGCAACATTTAAAGCAAAAGACCTGGAAAAGGATTTGTTTATGAGTCATGCTAGTGTATACAACAAATTGATAGAAACAACTGGTCTTGCTGCAAATGAATTTATTCGTGAATTTAGAATTAGAAGAGCTGTTCAGATTATTAAGCAGGATAAAAATCTAACCGTGAGAGAAGTGAGTACCATGGTCGGGTTTAATGATGAAAAATATTTTAGTAGATGCTTCAAAAAAATTATGGGTGTTTCTCCTTCAAAATATAACACCCTACAATAATACATCCCAGTTTAAATGCAATGCACTCCAATTATAGCTCAATTGTTCCGAAACAACTATTAGTCGACCTTTTTTGACTTTTTATCCCCCTCATAATTCAACACAAATCAAGTACTTTGTCCTATAGTACTGGCTTGGGGGATCTTTATTCTCATTTGCCAATATGAATAAATATTTCTCCGATAGAGAAGAATGTTTTATTGAGATAAAAATAAGAGAAAGAATAATGATAAAAAAAGCTTGTGGCACAACTTAAATAAATACCGAAGACTACCTTTATCAAAGATTATTTTTAAATAAAATTCAAGAACTCTCATTTATAAAATCAAAATCATCTAAATTAAGTCTAATAACTAATATATATATATATAATGAAAGCTTTAGTAAGTTTAATGTTGCTATTTGTAATAAATCAAGCATTTGCGCAAAATGAGTATAAACCTGATTGGGAATCGTTGGCGACGCATAAGGCAGCACCAGAATGGTTTCAGGATGCCAAATTGGGTATTTATTTCCATTGGGGGCCTTATTCTGTCCCTGCGTTTGATAATGAGTGGTATCCACGAAATATGTTTATGAAAGGCAATAAGGTGTACAATCATCATTTAGCTACTTATGGAGATCCTAAAGAATTTGGTTACGACAAATTTGTACCCATGTTTAAAGCCGAAAAATTTAATCCTGAAGAATGGGCAGAGCTGTTTTATAATGCAGGTGCTCGTTTTGCCGGTCCAGTAGCAATGCATAGTGATGGTTTCGCCATGTGGCACAGCAAGGTTTCGCCTTGGAATGTGAAGGATAAGGGGCCACAACGCGATATAATGGGAGAGATCTTTAGCGAACTAAAAAAGCGTAAAATTAAAACCATAGCTACTTTTCATCATGCTCGCTATGGGCAACGTAACGCCGATACACCAGAAAATTGGGGAACAGAAGATTGGAGATCTGGATATAACAGTCATTACCCTTATCATCCCGACCTTCCCACTTCTTCAACGGACCCTGAGTTAAGCTTGCTGTATGGAAACTTTGAATCAATGGATGATTTTCATGATTTTTGGTTAAATACAGTTAATGAAGTCGTTGATGGTTATTCTCCAGATATTATCTGGTATGATGCCTGGCTTAATATGATTCCTGAAAAGTACCGACAGGAGATGGCTGCAAACTTTTTTAACAGTGGTATAAAAAACAATAAAGAGGTGGTCATCTGTCATAAGCAAAATGATATGCCTATGTCTTTAAGTGTGTTGGATTTTGAACAAGGTGGTCGTCGAGAAACTCACCCCATGCCTTGGATGACGGATATTACCTTAAGCCATGGCTCTTGGTGTTATACCGAAGGATTGGAATATAAAGATGCTGCTTTGGTTCTTCGAAATATGGTTGATGTTTGGAGTAAGAATGGTATTGTATTATTAAACATATCACCTCGCGCAGATGGTGTGATTCCTGATGAACAAAAGAAAGTGCTACTTGAAATTGGCCAATGGCTGGAAACCTATGGTGAATCGGTATATGAAACCCGACCATATTTTGTTCACGGTTATGGCAATGCCAATACCGGAGATGGTTCCCATGGAGGGCAATCGGCTAAAATAAAGTATACAAAAGATGACGTTCGTTTTACCATCTCTAAGGATGGTAAGAACCTGTATGTATCTTTTTTAGGAAAACCGAAACAAGGAGAGCGCATTCGTATCAATCCATTGGGTATACACCAGTATCATCCAACTTCGCCTATCAAACGAGTAACTTTGCTTGGTTCTGATACCGAAGTTAAATGGGAAGCCACAACAAGTACCTTTTATATTACAATGCCGAACGTGGAGATGAACGATTTAGTAACGGTTTTTAAGTTTGAATTAGAGTAATAAAATACAATTGCGAAACGGAAAAAACTTAAACATATGAGTAATCTATTCAAAATAATGGCTGTCGCATGCATAAGCTGCCTTATGAATTGTAATATGCAAACCAAAGAGATAGAAAGTATCCCTACGACCTTTTGTAACCCCATAGATATTTCATATCGTTTCTGTTTGGGGCAGGAGGATAAGGATCCCTCTAGGCGAGAAGCTGCAGATCCGGTTATTGTAACTTTTAAAGGTCAATACTATCTTTTTGCATCTAAATCGGGTGGCTATTGGTCTTCTGATGATTTAGCTACGTGGGCATTTATCGAAACCGATGATTTGCCGCTTGAGAAATATGCACCAGGTGTTTTTGCGATAGGCGATACAATTTATTACATGGGCTCTTCAAGATCAAATTACACTTTGCATAAGACTACTGATCCCCAGTCTGGTAATTGGGAATTAGCTGCTAAAGACATAGGTTGTGGTGGATGGGATCCTGACTTCTTTCTGGATGACGATAAACGTTTGTATATGTACTGGGGCTCTGGTTCTGATACCTATATATTTGGAATTGAGTTAGATTATGCGAATGATTTTAAATGCATTGGTGAACCTATAGCTTTATTCAAGCCAGATAGAACTAACAATGGTTGGGAAAGACGGGGAGACAATAATGAAGACGATTCCAGTGGAACCTATAATGAAGGAGCCTTTATGAATAAGCATAATGGAAAATATTATTTGCAATATGCTACGCCCGGCACTCAATTTAAAATTTATGCCGAT includes:
- a CDS encoding hybrid sensor histidine kinase/response regulator transcription factor gives rise to the protein MKLLGLMIFIIFFALPKPSCYAQYITGEVNDFQKLTTKNGLSNNSVNCILKDKTGFVWIGTESGLNRFDGKNIDIISKEIDTVKNLSNLHIYDLYEDRLGRIWIATLEGLFCYYPNTETVEYFPSINASKIGASIYCLEPENESQIWLGTDHGLKLFNIDHKSISLSFAPEDNNPNSLSNRRVLSIHKSNNQLWVGTSNGLNLLNSKRTAFRRFLNKEDNPPLAQNNKVYDIVTDLKGTIWIGTEFSGLIKFDLKNNTFSHFLTNNSHIPHNEVRKIQCLKNGKLLIGTNGGGFAIFDPDSEVFHKEKYEAFNFSDKTSNSIYTVLQDYEDILWLGLTSGGVIYSNSNQNVFKHFKHKPSNDSGICENNIRSLFVDSSQNLWIGTLGGVTLYDSQTKRYTSYHHDSEDSTSLSHDVITSFTEANNNIWMATFSGGLNEFNTLTQKFEHHYFSPSKHGSISSNNISALAKDKKGRVYAATDNGLNILDNKSKIWKRVTRANTRDVLPYNDTIVFLCEIYNISTYNPESKSVQTFDYNHFYREPLSSITLGEDGKVWFAIQKRGLGCFDISTKEYSVFTSKDGLPSNNIMSIEKYGKHSYWISTDKGLSHFNSSNNTFTNYGLSEGLPFVEFYSNSSECLPDGSLAFGSNEGLLVFHPNNLGKRAINSKLRFKKFEIDGITVDHGKNSPLKQHISTTKELDLKYAQNDFAFEFIDINFTNQRLGNYEYKLENYMSHWKDIGSATRIGFTNMDPGAYVLKVRKVQADHQKGYQNEISVKVNIAAPFYMTWYFYVMILLLVVVLMKFYQRYTVISINQKNEIRIKKLEYEQQKEFTRLRMKFFTYISHELRTPLSLITDPINQLLKENYKNKSLEYLKLIKGNSERLMRLVNQILDFQKLENDAINLMVTEKNIEQEVYNIYSSFEQLALNNGVDYKLESSLDKEFTGWVDADKLEKIMYNLLSNAFKFTQTNGIVQVHISPINFNKGIEISISDNGNGLPPEKKQVIFEYFYSDEKSAQNYPMGVGVGLNFVKRLVNLHHGTIRVETEEGQGTSFIIQLPITKDAYSYSETGAIEKPSTKSIKNLNENEESVKLASNAPSILVVEDEDELRNYLVSHLSKKFKVLKATNGAEALSIVKTQKPDLILSDNIMPVMDGIEFCNALKKDDNLSHIPFFFLSAWNSDEFKLKGLIKGADDYISKPFNYDILETKITNVIYKRRSLLEVTKQMVKVLPKNKKITTSNERFMLNIQEILEKNLDNATFKAKDLEKDLFMSHASVYNKLIETTGLAANEFIREFRIRRAVQIIKQDKNLTVREVSTMVGFNDEKYFSRCFKKIMGVSPSKYNTLQ
- a CDS encoding alpha-L-fucosidase yields the protein MKALVSLMLLFVINQAFAQNEYKPDWESLATHKAAPEWFQDAKLGIYFHWGPYSVPAFDNEWYPRNMFMKGNKVYNHHLATYGDPKEFGYDKFVPMFKAEKFNPEEWAELFYNAGARFAGPVAMHSDGFAMWHSKVSPWNVKDKGPQRDIMGEIFSELKKRKIKTIATFHHARYGQRNADTPENWGTEDWRSGYNSHYPYHPDLPTSSTDPELSLLYGNFESMDDFHDFWLNTVNEVVDGYSPDIIWYDAWLNMIPEKYRQEMAANFFNSGIKNNKEVVICHKQNDMPMSLSVLDFEQGGRRETHPMPWMTDITLSHGSWCYTEGLEYKDAALVLRNMVDVWSKNGIVLLNISPRADGVIPDEQKKVLLEIGQWLETYGESVYETRPYFVHGYGNANTGDGSHGGQSAKIKYTKDDVRFTISKDGKNLYVSFLGKPKQGERIRINPLGIHQYHPTSPIKRVTLLGSDTEVKWEATTSTFYITMPNVEMNDLVTVFKFELE